A window of the Osmia lignaria lignaria isolate PbOS001 chromosome 2, iyOsmLign1, whole genome shotgun sequence genome harbors these coding sequences:
- the Pbp49 gene encoding proximal sequence element A Pbp49, translating to MDDVYKFYNNNASSKIQIKEYFDEYLNMIRYADCFMSMKKDTADIISLMGVELEDEEMSMLMNYCSIDNLTVNGEFPKLLNTRKMRKKETFDPQEPVDVPLKTIQHLRKRFNRDTRQISYKYQSELFIDTEKTKEISGPQVTPGRDILISIRIYHPFMQRTKNVPKRECGSKLRLNNILGILGSQTLADLRDKISCMSDYTVSRECSENLNNAVGPMAKDVYKSGFFFIEDTFYNDTRCPANVDYSKVIIDWAQRRSNLGPFKTAVMEDCRIDSLHLRFGYPWVYKHQGGCEHLIVFSDARLINSDDDLAVSVYPKVLRLRPMTSKFCMICGIYNAQWITMDHERIPHNPCYFCDTCFKSYNYIDGKKIGNFKAYPYPRNMEAVKGKIDV from the exons atggATGAcgtgtataaattttataacaacaaTGCATCATCAAAGAtacaaataaaagaatattttgatGAATACTTAAATATGATAAGATATGCCGATTGTTTTATGTCTATGAAAAAAGATACTGCTGATATTATATCACTAATGGGAGTAGAACTTGAGGACGAAGAAATGTCCATGTTGATGAATTATTGCAG CATTGACAATTTAACAGTAAATGGGGAATTTCCAAAACTACTTAATACcagaaaaatgagaaagaaagaaacatttgATCCTCAGGAACCGGTAGATGTACCCTTGAAAACAATTCAACATTTAAGAAAAAGATTTAATCGAGATACTAGACAAATTTCTTATAAGTATCAAAGTGAATTATTTATA GATActgaaaaaacaaaagaaataagTGGACCACAAGTTACACCTGGTAGAGATATTCTTATTTCTATTAGAATTTATCATCCTTTCATGCAACGTACAAAGAATGTACCCAAGAGAGAATGTGGCtcaaaattaagattaaatAATATACTTGGTATATTAGGTTCTCAGACACTTGCTGATTTACGAGATAAAATATCATGTATGTCTGATTACACTGTTTCTAGGGAATGTagtgaaaatttgaataatgcaGTAGGACCTATGGCAAAG GATGTATATAAATCAGGATTCTTTTTTATTGAAGACACCTTTTATAATGATACGAGATGCCCAGCAAATGTTGATTATAGTAAAGTGATTATTGATTGGGCACAGAGACGGTCAAACTTGGGACCTTTTAAAACTGCTGTAATGGAAGATTGCCGAATAGATTCCTTGCACTTGAGATTTGGATATCCATGGGTGTACAAGCACCAAGGTGGTTGTGAACATTTGATTGTTTTTAGCGATGCtag GTTGATTAATTCTGATGATGATTTAGCTGTATCTGTATATCCCAAGGTGCTCAGATTAAGACCTATGACTTctaaattttgtatgatatgTGGTATATACAATGCACAATGGATTACAATGGATCACGAAAGAATACCACATAATCCTTGTTATTTTTGTGATACGTGTTTCAAATCATATAATTACATTGATGGTAAAAAGATAGGAAATTTTAAAGCATACCCATATCCGCGTAATATGGAGGCTGTAAAGGGAAAAATAGATGTATAA
- the LOC117608625 gene encoding protein O-mannosyl-transferase TMTC4 has translation MSSKLNTGLPDVPLPFSVLMIILLSLCFANSYNGEFVFDDSEAILNNEDVQSTPLWDIFNNDFWGTKLTNKQSHKSYRPLTILTFRLHFWLRESLIAQDYHIVNIILHTLVCVLMLPVFNILLGAKQKNIAFYAIALFAVHPIHAEAVCGIVGRAELLCALFIWISILCYHCSIYAEKLIHRWLSMCGCIVFIAIAMLCKETGITAVGICCVYDLLIVNKILSSDLIIHIMKKPSWIVIKQFIRQKQKLLIRLFILLTSGLILIFSRFCVMGFKAPTFQSVDNPASFMSNIFLRMLNYSYIYCLNIWLLICPQWLCFDWSMGCIPLITTYEKRISFVILFWLVLGTMFMYTVNSYEDKYLRYSIMGLVMLIIPFLPASNIFFNVGFVLAERTLYIPSAGYCLLIVIGLQKLCNRVPTQYLLLSYTILIVLFFTKSWVRSEQWKTETTLFRSALHVCPLNAKVHYNIAKNAADVGNLILAQYEYQEALRLNPTYAQAMNNLGNLLKDQGKYVEAETLFKRAIELQEDFATAWMNLGIVLSALRKYKESEKSYLTALSHRSKYPDCLYNLGVLYLEQKNYDKALKAWESATRQRKTHRRAWTNIILLLDDLGMREEALKMGYQALHFLPGDASIHFNIANMLGKVGNFVEAEKHFKNAISKNPADAMFYTNLGVLYHRWNRFREAEYMYKQALKIKPQLNSARDNLRKLYSIKTAI, from the exons ATGTCATCAAAATTAAATACTGGATTACCAg ATGTTCCATTACCATTTTCTGTCCTTATGATCATTTTATTATCTCTGTGCTTTGCTAACAGTTACAATGGAGAATTTGTATTTGATGATTCTGAAGCTATTCTAAACAATGAAGATGTACAAAGTACTCCTCTCTGGGATatatttaacaatgatttttGGGGAACTAAGCTGACCAATAAACAAAGTCATAAATCATATCGACCACTTACAATTCTGACTTTTCG ATTACACTTTTGGCTCCGTGAAAGTTTGATAGCTCAAGATTATCatatagtaaatataatattacacaCACTGGTTTGTGTGTTAATGTTGCCAGTATTCAATATACTATTGGGTGCAAAACAGAAGAATATTGCATTTTATGCTATTGCATTGTTTGCTGTTCATCCGATACATGCAGAAGCT GTTTGTGGTATTGTGGGTAGAGCAGAATTATTATGTGCTTTGTTCATATGGATATCTATCCTATGTTATCATTGTTCAATTTATGCAGAAAAATTAATACACAGATGGCTTAGTATGTGTGGTTGTATTGTATTCATTGCAATTGCAATGCTATGCAAAGAAACAGGAATTACTGCAGTG gGAATTTGCTGTGTATATGATCttctaattgtaaataaaatactttcaagtgatttaattatacatattatgAAAAAGCCTTCTTGGATAgtaataaaacaatttattagACAAAAGCAGAAATTGTTAATCAGACTATTTATATTGCTTACATCTGGTTTAATACTTATTTTTTCAAGATTCTGTGTTATGGGATTCAAAGCTCCAACTTTCCAATCTGTAGATAATCCAGCATCATTCATGagtaatatatttttacgaATGTTGAATTATAGTTATATTTATTGTCTgaatatatggttattaattTGTCCTCAATGGTTGTGTTTTGACTGGTCAATGGGCTGCATACCTTTAATTACCACTTATGAAAAAAGAATATCTTTTGTTATTCTTTTCTGGTTAGTACTTGGCACAATGTTTATGTACACTGTCAACTCCTATGAAGATAAATATCTAAG aTACTCAATTATGGGACTAGTAATGCTCATTATTCCATTTTTGCCAGCTAGCAACATCTTTTTTAATGTTGGTTTTGTTTTAGCAGAGAGAACATTATACATTCCCTCTGCCGGTTATTGTCTTTTAATTGTTATAGGATTACAAAAGCTTTGTAATCGAGTTCCTACACAGTATTTACTACTATCATATAcaattttaattgtattattttttacaaagtcGTGGGTAAGAAGTGAACAGTGGAAAACTGAGACCACACTGTTTAGGTCAGCATTGCATGTTTGTCCATTAAATGCAAAAGTTCATTATAATATTGCAAAAAATGCTGCCGATGTTGGAAATTTGATACTAGCCCAGTATGAATACCAAGAAGCTTTAAG ATTAAATCCTACATATGCTCAAGCTATGAACAATCTTGGTAATTTACTTAAAGATCAAGGAAAATATGTAGAAGCAGAAACTTTGTTTAAACGGGCTATTGAACTGCA GGAGGATTTTGCTACAGCATGGATGAACTTAGGTATTGTCTTGTCAGCTCTTAGAAAGTATAAAGAATCAGAAAAAAGTTATTTAACTGCTCTTTCTCATAGAAGCAAATATCCTGATTGCTTATATAATTTGGGAGTACTG TATCTAGAACAAAAAAATTATGACAAAGCATTGAAAGCTTGGGAATCTGCTACTAGGCAAAGAAAAACACACAGAAGAGCATGGACAAACATAATATTACTTCTTGATGACTTAGGTATGCGCGAAGAAGCGCTTAAAATGGGTTATCAAGCTTTGCATTTTCTACCAGGTGATGCTTCGATTCATTTTAATATTGCAAACATGCTAGGCAAAGTTGGAAATTTTGTAGAAGCagaaaaacattttaaaaatgcaATATCAAAAAATCCTGCAGACGCTATGTTTTATACGAATTTAGGTGTATTGTACCACCGATGGAATAGATTTCGTGAAGCAGAATATATGTACAAACAGGCGTTAAAAATTAAACCACAACTAAATAGTGCAAGGGATAATTTAAGAAAGTTGTATTCTATAAAAACggcaatataa
- the LOC117608623 gene encoding uncharacterized protein LOC117608623 isoform X1, with the protein MPAASVSSVITETASSSSSRLRSETAASGGIAGRQLARLEIETIERRVCATRRDLFVPVTVDPRPSRAVHCPDLNACLVNESRSGNDQVDCQAVHFGYAIPVNVVPLEGNPELVELVLDHSTELSRRTTSFLLEHHPQLRQQTHGPGQTQQEDWRMAATAKHDLRRKFPTDTSTSGDEDIAAIAKQISDHAEAIYQTWKSRGLAPTEILNCHSNATAADKFGTVLTPTSSPNSTGKTTPTTPTSTATVDILTQAPSLDNGNLEKLVNNFVVEDKARIAASRQRSPSKTLPSSIQFALQKFERNSTQQQQQQQQQQPPPQTSPLKNSNVVGGQAKTKQTTLLSPTSPFANKPSQIVKPQVSSKTPGAHHREVFLETIETTFPADITPSKIVVQQKRPTSTVITSPNLDESSMNSGLTTWPLKNKLNEGKRITTDPSARSSSQESKLLITKEEKRNSGSNSNVYLDEVAREEERLINALKTGSVITEEPTERTVPALARQKPAIKREKPKVEPVKPIIIGHNHHGTGLVPASATMVNNVVSTPPGNGTPIVSDAKSLSKDDLSNMSVVDYAKVRYRAAQQNPATQQRLEEQKTNNGSAFNATEQLVSTTRSKFETEIRKDKEANKEEKDPVTSRWGPRINSPRPRIEQVPHPELTTQQKQHIRAAAATGTGNNPIRPFLTRGSVAERVLIFEKCPSELLLDKRGPRQPAINTWRTGHEVQNKAQTYAKDKTQQKSLPPHTTLQRHVKANRNVHIPRFYFPGGKPVPVSQIDATVSKITAAFQALPGHRASRGQFHTITKACDLPLYWKVPLFLAAGGDQTGYVEMNAFLDFWKELSNTHHDAASKFIRITTRGQRNNILPEDLIPLVQDVVETHPGLTFLKEATEFHSRYVHTVIARIFYCVNRSWSGRISVAELRRSNLMSVIAILEHEEDINQVTAYFSYEHFYVIYCKFWELDRDHDLFIDKTDLTKHNDHALSKRMIARIFSGAVTRGGMKSGNGVQQPQDKMSYTEFVWFLLSEEDKNHPTAIEYWFRCMDLDGDGYLSMYELQYFYEEQLHRMEAIGIETLPFEDCLCQMLDMIKPETPGKISLSDLKKCKMTSIFFDTFFNLEKYLDHEQRDPFASAREHDPDGHELSDWDRFAAEEYELLVAEESGNEQNEQMSYDCLPEDVFSRNLDILDSESADLLEKSDIQFSGHPDGLSTVSQSDSIRHQARSQYYDSGDSDDYAESDN; encoded by the exons ATGCCAGCAGCATCGGTTAGCTCGGTGATCACGGAAACGGCATCGTCCTCATCATCGAGGCTGAGGTCGGAAACGGCGGCGTCGGGCGGTATAGCTGGCCGACAGCTGGCCAGGCTAGAAATCGAGACGATCGAGCGACGGGTCTGTGCGACCCGACGCGATCTCTTCGTTCCTGTGACCGTCGATCCACGTCCAAGTCGAGCCGTCCATTGTCCGGACTTGAACGCCTGTCTGGTGAACGAGTCTCGATCGGGCAACGATCAGGTCGACTGTCAGGCCGTCCACTTCGGTTACGCTATACCCGTGAACGTGGTGCCACTCGAGGGTAATCCTGAACTGGTGGAGCTGGTGTTGGATCACTCGACCGAGTTGAGTAGAAGAACGACGAGCTTTCTGCTCGAACACCATCCCCAGCTACGTCAACAGACGCACGGACCCGGCCAGACGCAGCAGGAAGATTGGAGAATGGCTGCTACGGCTAAACACGATCTTCGTCGCAAGTTCCCCACGGACACTTCGACCTCTGGCGACGAAGATATCGCTGCGATCGCGAAACAAATCAGCGACCACGCGGAGGCGATCTATCAGACGTGGAAGAGCCGAGGTCTGGCTCCCACGGAGATCTTGAATTGCCACAGCAATGCAACCGCGGCGGACAAGTTCGGCACCGTCCTCACTCCGACCTCCAGCCCGAACAGCACCGGTAAAACTACCCCGACTACGCCTACCTCTACGGCCACCGTCGACATACTGACTCAGGCACCTAGTCTGGACAACGGAAACCTGGAGAAGCTGGTTAATAATTTCGTGGTTGAGGATAAAGCGAGGATAGCAGCGTCCAGGCAGAGGTCGCCGTCCAAGACACTGCCTTCGTCGATACAGTTCGCGCTGCAGAAGTTTGAGAGGAACTCgacgcagcagcagcagcagcagcagcagcagcagccacCGCCACAGACATCGCCGTTGAAGAACAGCAACGTGGTGGGTGGTCAAGCCAAAACGAAACAGACTACGTTGCTCTCACCTACGTCTCCGTTCGCTAATAAACCATCTCAGATAGTGAAGCCTCAGGTGTCTTCGAAGACTCCTGGCGCTCATCATCGAGAAGTCTTCTTGGAGACGATCGAGACCACGTTCCCGGCTGACATAACGCCATCGAAGATCGTGGTGCAACAGAAGAGGCCAACCAGCACCGTCATCACTTCTCCGAATCTCGATGAATCTTCTATGAACTCTGGCTTAACCACGTGGCCACTGAAGAACAAGTTGAACGAAGGTAAGAGGATAACGACGGATCCATCCGCGAGGTCGTCTTCGCAGGAGAGTAAACTGTTGATAAcgaaagaggagaagaggaaCAGTGGTTCAAATTCGAACGTCTACCTGGACGAAGTGGCTCGCGAGGAGGAAAGACTGATAAACGCGTTGAAAACTGGATCCGTGATCACGGAGGAGCCTACAGAGAGGACGGTACCGGCTCTGGCTCGACAGAAACCGGCGATAAAGCGAGAAAAGCCAAAAGTGGAACCCGTTAAACCCATAATCATTGGTCACAATCACCATGGCACCGGTCTGGTACCAGCTTCCGCGACTATGGTGAATAATGTCGTCAGTACTCCACCTGGAAACGGTACACCGATCGTGTCCGACGCGAAATCCCTGAGTAAAGACGATTTGTCTAACATGTCCGTGGTGGATTACGCGAAAGTAAGATACAGGGCGGCTCAACAAAATCCGGCGACGCAACAGAGGCTGGAAgagcagaagacgaacaacggATCGGCGTTCAATGCCACGGAACAATTGGTGTCCACCACTAGGTCCAAGTTTGAAACAGAGATACGAAAGGATAAAGAGGCTAACAAGGAGGAGAAAGATCCTGTAACGTCCAGATGGGGACCAAGGATCAATTCTCCCAGGCCAAGGATCGAGCAAGTGCCTCATCCTGAGCTAACCACCCAGCAGAAGCAGCATATCAGGGCTGCTGCTGCGACAGGAACCGGAAATAATCCTATCAGACCCTTCCTCACTAGAGGTTCGGTCGCCGAACGTGTGCTTATCTTTGAAAAGTGTCCTAGCGAGTTGTTGCTTGACAAACGGGGACCACGACAACCAGCTATCAACACTTGGAGGACTGGGCACGAGGTTCAAAATAAGGCTCAG ACGTACGCGAAAGACAAGACACAGCAAAAGAGCTTGCCACCGCACACCACGCTCCAGAGGCACGTGAAAGCGAACAGAAACGTTCACATACCACG attttaCTTTCCTGGAGGAAAACCTGTGCCGGTGTCTCAGATCGATGCAACCGTTTCCAAGATCACTGCTGCTTTCCAAGCTCTACCAGGCCATCGGGCTTCTCGTGGTCAATTTCATACCATCACCAAG GCATGCGACTTGCCGCTTTACTGGAAGGTGCCGCTTTTCCTCGCGGCTGGAGGAGATCAGACTGGATACGTCGAAATGAATGCGTTCCTTGATTTCTGGAAAGA ATTGTCGAATACCCACCACGACGCGGCGAGCAAGTTTATCAGAATCACAACCCGAGGCCAGAGGAACAATATACTCCCAGAGGATTTAATTCCATTGGTCCAAGACGTGGTCGAGACTCACCCTGGTTTAACTTTCCTGAAAGAGGCTACTGAGTTTCATTCACGCTACGTACACACG GTGATCGCCAGGATATTTTATTGCGTAAACCGAAGCTGGAGCGGAAGAATCTCTGTAGCTGAACTGAGAAGAAGCAACTTAATGTCGGTGATCGCGATTCTAGAACACGAGGAAGATATCAATCAAGTTACCGCATACTTCAGCTACGAACACTTCTACGTTATATATTGTAAATTCTGGGAATTGGATCGGGATCACGATCTCTTTATCGATAAAACGGATCTCACCAAACATAACGATCATG CCCTGTCGAAACGTATGATCGCAAGAATATTCAGCGGTGCCGTGACAAGAGGTGGCATGAAAAGTGGGAACGGTGTGCAGCAACCACAGGATAAAATGAGTTATACAGAGTTTGTATGGTTCTTGTTAAGCGAGGAGGACAAAAACCACCCGACTGCGATCGAATATTGGTTTAG GTGCATGGATCTCGATGGAGACGGTTACTTATCAATGTACGAGctgcaatatttttatgaagAACAGTTGCACCGCATGGAAGCAATTGGAATCGAAACGTTGCCCTTTGAGGACTGTCTTTGTCAG ATGTTGGATATGATCAAACCAGAGACACCAGGAAAGATATCTTTGAGCGATCTGAAGAAATGCAAAATGACGTCGATCTTCTTTGATACATTCTTCAATCTTGAGAAGTACCTGGATCATGAACAAAGAGATCCCTTCGCGTCAGCTAGAGAACACGATCCTGATGGTCACGAG CTGTCAGATTGGGATCGATTCGCAGCAGAGGAATACGAATTGCTAGTTGCTGAAGAGAGCGGTAACGAACAGAACGAACAAAT GTCGTACGATTGCTTACCAGAGGACGTGTTCTCCCGAAACTTGGACATTTTAGACAGCGAATCGGCGGATTTGCTTGAAAAATCAGACATTCAGTTCTCGGGACATCCTGACGGTCTGTCGACGGTCAGCCAGTCAGATTCGATTCGGCATCAAGCCAGAAGTCAATATTATGATAGCGGTGACAGTGATGATTACGCTGAAAGCGACAATTAA
- the LOC117608623 gene encoding uncharacterized protein LOC117608623 isoform X2, which translates to MPAASVSSVITETASSSSSRLRSETAASGGIAGRQLARLEIETIERRVCATRRDLFVPVTVDPRPSRAVHCPDLNACLVNESRSGNDQVDCQAVHFGYAIPVNVVPLEGNPELVELVLDHSTELSRRTTSFLLEHHPQLRQQTHGPGQTQQEDWRMAATAKHDLRRKFPTDTSTSGDEDIAAIAKQISDHAEAIYQTWKSRGLAPTEILNCHSNATAADKFGTVLTPTSSPNSTGKTTPTTPTSTATVDILTQAPSLDNGNLEKLVNNFVVEDKARIAASRQRSPSKTLPSSIQFALQKFERNSTQQQQQQQQQQPPPQTSPLKNSNVVGGQAKTKQTTLLSPTSPFANKPSQIVKPQVSSKTPGAHHREVFLETIETTFPADITPSKIVVQQKRPTSTVITSPNLDESSMNSGLTTWPLKNKLNEGKRITTDPSARSSSQESKLLITKEEKRNSGSNSNVYLDEVAREEERLINALKTGSVITEEPTERTVPALARQKPAIKREKPKVEPVKPIIIGHNHHGTGLVPASATMVNNVVSTPPGNGTPIVSDAKSLSKDDLSNMSVVDYAKVRYRAAQQNPATQQRLEEQKTNNGSAFNATEQLVSTTRSKFETEIRKDKEANKEEKDPVTSRWGPRINSPRPRIEQVPHPELTTQQKQHIRAAAATGTGNNPIRPFLTRGSVAERVLIFEKCPSELLLDKRGPRQPAINTWRTGHEVQNKAQTYAKDKTQQKSLPPHTTLQRHVKANRNVHIPRFYFPGGKPVPVSQIDATVSKITAAFQALPGHRASRGQFHTITKACDLPLYWKVPLFLAAGGDQTGYVEMNAFLDFWKELSNTHHDAASKFIRITTRGQRNNILPEDLIPLVQDVVETHPGLTFLKEATEFHSRYVHTVIARIFYCVNRSWSGRISVAELRRSNLMSVIAILEHEEDINQVTAYFSYEHFYVIYCKFWELDRDHDLFIDKTDLTKHNDHALSKRMIARIFSGAVTRGGMKSGNGVQQPQDKMSYTEFVWFLLSEEDKNHPTAIEYWFRCMDLDGDGYLSMYELQYFYEEQLHRMEAIGIETLPFEDCLCQMLDMIKPETPGKISLSDLKKCKMTSIFFDTFFNLEKYLDHEQRDPFASAREHDPDGHELSDWDRFAAEEYELLVAEESGNEQNEQMLCDDEM; encoded by the exons ATGCCAGCAGCATCGGTTAGCTCGGTGATCACGGAAACGGCATCGTCCTCATCATCGAGGCTGAGGTCGGAAACGGCGGCGTCGGGCGGTATAGCTGGCCGACAGCTGGCCAGGCTAGAAATCGAGACGATCGAGCGACGGGTCTGTGCGACCCGACGCGATCTCTTCGTTCCTGTGACCGTCGATCCACGTCCAAGTCGAGCCGTCCATTGTCCGGACTTGAACGCCTGTCTGGTGAACGAGTCTCGATCGGGCAACGATCAGGTCGACTGTCAGGCCGTCCACTTCGGTTACGCTATACCCGTGAACGTGGTGCCACTCGAGGGTAATCCTGAACTGGTGGAGCTGGTGTTGGATCACTCGACCGAGTTGAGTAGAAGAACGACGAGCTTTCTGCTCGAACACCATCCCCAGCTACGTCAACAGACGCACGGACCCGGCCAGACGCAGCAGGAAGATTGGAGAATGGCTGCTACGGCTAAACACGATCTTCGTCGCAAGTTCCCCACGGACACTTCGACCTCTGGCGACGAAGATATCGCTGCGATCGCGAAACAAATCAGCGACCACGCGGAGGCGATCTATCAGACGTGGAAGAGCCGAGGTCTGGCTCCCACGGAGATCTTGAATTGCCACAGCAATGCAACCGCGGCGGACAAGTTCGGCACCGTCCTCACTCCGACCTCCAGCCCGAACAGCACCGGTAAAACTACCCCGACTACGCCTACCTCTACGGCCACCGTCGACATACTGACTCAGGCACCTAGTCTGGACAACGGAAACCTGGAGAAGCTGGTTAATAATTTCGTGGTTGAGGATAAAGCGAGGATAGCAGCGTCCAGGCAGAGGTCGCCGTCCAAGACACTGCCTTCGTCGATACAGTTCGCGCTGCAGAAGTTTGAGAGGAACTCgacgcagcagcagcagcagcagcagcagcagcagccacCGCCACAGACATCGCCGTTGAAGAACAGCAACGTGGTGGGTGGTCAAGCCAAAACGAAACAGACTACGTTGCTCTCACCTACGTCTCCGTTCGCTAATAAACCATCTCAGATAGTGAAGCCTCAGGTGTCTTCGAAGACTCCTGGCGCTCATCATCGAGAAGTCTTCTTGGAGACGATCGAGACCACGTTCCCGGCTGACATAACGCCATCGAAGATCGTGGTGCAACAGAAGAGGCCAACCAGCACCGTCATCACTTCTCCGAATCTCGATGAATCTTCTATGAACTCTGGCTTAACCACGTGGCCACTGAAGAACAAGTTGAACGAAGGTAAGAGGATAACGACGGATCCATCCGCGAGGTCGTCTTCGCAGGAGAGTAAACTGTTGATAAcgaaagaggagaagaggaaCAGTGGTTCAAATTCGAACGTCTACCTGGACGAAGTGGCTCGCGAGGAGGAAAGACTGATAAACGCGTTGAAAACTGGATCCGTGATCACGGAGGAGCCTACAGAGAGGACGGTACCGGCTCTGGCTCGACAGAAACCGGCGATAAAGCGAGAAAAGCCAAAAGTGGAACCCGTTAAACCCATAATCATTGGTCACAATCACCATGGCACCGGTCTGGTACCAGCTTCCGCGACTATGGTGAATAATGTCGTCAGTACTCCACCTGGAAACGGTACACCGATCGTGTCCGACGCGAAATCCCTGAGTAAAGACGATTTGTCTAACATGTCCGTGGTGGATTACGCGAAAGTAAGATACAGGGCGGCTCAACAAAATCCGGCGACGCAACAGAGGCTGGAAgagcagaagacgaacaacggATCGGCGTTCAATGCCACGGAACAATTGGTGTCCACCACTAGGTCCAAGTTTGAAACAGAGATACGAAAGGATAAAGAGGCTAACAAGGAGGAGAAAGATCCTGTAACGTCCAGATGGGGACCAAGGATCAATTCTCCCAGGCCAAGGATCGAGCAAGTGCCTCATCCTGAGCTAACCACCCAGCAGAAGCAGCATATCAGGGCTGCTGCTGCGACAGGAACCGGAAATAATCCTATCAGACCCTTCCTCACTAGAGGTTCGGTCGCCGAACGTGTGCTTATCTTTGAAAAGTGTCCTAGCGAGTTGTTGCTTGACAAACGGGGACCACGACAACCAGCTATCAACACTTGGAGGACTGGGCACGAGGTTCAAAATAAGGCTCAG ACGTACGCGAAAGACAAGACACAGCAAAAGAGCTTGCCACCGCACACCACGCTCCAGAGGCACGTGAAAGCGAACAGAAACGTTCACATACCACG attttaCTTTCCTGGAGGAAAACCTGTGCCGGTGTCTCAGATCGATGCAACCGTTTCCAAGATCACTGCTGCTTTCCAAGCTCTACCAGGCCATCGGGCTTCTCGTGGTCAATTTCATACCATCACCAAG GCATGCGACTTGCCGCTTTACTGGAAGGTGCCGCTTTTCCTCGCGGCTGGAGGAGATCAGACTGGATACGTCGAAATGAATGCGTTCCTTGATTTCTGGAAAGA ATTGTCGAATACCCACCACGACGCGGCGAGCAAGTTTATCAGAATCACAACCCGAGGCCAGAGGAACAATATACTCCCAGAGGATTTAATTCCATTGGTCCAAGACGTGGTCGAGACTCACCCTGGTTTAACTTTCCTGAAAGAGGCTACTGAGTTTCATTCACGCTACGTACACACG GTGATCGCCAGGATATTTTATTGCGTAAACCGAAGCTGGAGCGGAAGAATCTCTGTAGCTGAACTGAGAAGAAGCAACTTAATGTCGGTGATCGCGATTCTAGAACACGAGGAAGATATCAATCAAGTTACCGCATACTTCAGCTACGAACACTTCTACGTTATATATTGTAAATTCTGGGAATTGGATCGGGATCACGATCTCTTTATCGATAAAACGGATCTCACCAAACATAACGATCATG CCCTGTCGAAACGTATGATCGCAAGAATATTCAGCGGTGCCGTGACAAGAGGTGGCATGAAAAGTGGGAACGGTGTGCAGCAACCACAGGATAAAATGAGTTATACAGAGTTTGTATGGTTCTTGTTAAGCGAGGAGGACAAAAACCACCCGACTGCGATCGAATATTGGTTTAG GTGCATGGATCTCGATGGAGACGGTTACTTATCAATGTACGAGctgcaatatttttatgaagAACAGTTGCACCGCATGGAAGCAATTGGAATCGAAACGTTGCCCTTTGAGGACTGTCTTTGTCAG ATGTTGGATATGATCAAACCAGAGACACCAGGAAAGATATCTTTGAGCGATCTGAAGAAATGCAAAATGACGTCGATCTTCTTTGATACATTCTTCAATCTTGAGAAGTACCTGGATCATGAACAAAGAGATCCCTTCGCGTCAGCTAGAGAACACGATCCTGATGGTCACGAG CTGTCAGATTGGGATCGATTCGCAGCAGAGGAATACGAATTGCTAGTTGCTGAAGAGAGCGGTAACGAACAGAACGAACAAAT GCTGTGTGATGATGAAATGTAA